CATGCTCACGCGAATCCGCGCCCACTCCGTGCACCAGAGCCAGGTCGACGACGGCGCCGAGGAGCTGAGCCGGTACTTCCCGCACTCGCTGACGTCGATTGCGCTCGTGCTCGCGTCGTTCGCCTTCCTGGTGATCGAACCCCACGGCGGCATGGTCATGTCGGTGCTCGCCATCGGCCTGTTCCTGACCGACTTCTTCGAGTTCGAATCTCGACAGGTCGAGGCACGTAACGACATGACGTTCGAACGGCCGAAAGGTGCCGTCGCGGCGTCGGTGCTCGCTCTGCTGTACGCCGGTTACCAGAGCCTGTTCGTCTTCATCGAGCCGCTCTGGAACGCCGTCGTCTGATACGGCTCATCGCCCCGTCTACCGGTGGGTCGTCGAGACGATCCGGCGACCCACCGGTAAGGACTTACGATAAACCGTCTCACACAAAGCGTATGCGGTCGACCGGTGACCAGTTCGAACCCCTACTACGTCTTCTCGTCCGCCGGACGCGCCGCTCCGACACAGAACGCCAGCCGCACGTTCGAATTCACCCCGAACTGCCGTGTCGATGAATCCGATCCAGAGGAGTCGTTTCGTCTCGGTCGGCCGCGCTACGCCTGCCGCTCGTTCATCGCCTTCCGTGCCTGCCGGACCGCGGGCAGGATCACCCAGAACGCCAGCGGGCCGAGGATGGCGAACCAG
This window of the Haloplanus rubicundus genome carries:
- a CDS encoding DUF7313 family protein, with amino-acid sequence MQPLQFAVPVGALDALEPYIAHVVLALVVVNMLTRIRAHSVHQSQVDDGAEELSRYFPHSLTSIALVLASFAFLVIEPHGGMVMSVLAIGLFLTDFFEFESRQVEARNDMTFERPKGAVAASVLALLYAGYQSLFVFIEPLWNAVV